From Parasteatoda tepidariorum isolate YZ-2023 chromosome 1, CAS_Ptep_4.0, whole genome shotgun sequence, one genomic window encodes:
- the LOC107441997 gene encoding transmembrane protein 64: MAITSPVALPLLALAQPADSNSVPTPGNEKLYMNGKTTAGSNVIIRTRRRAKCLVSRLFSPKFLFSCIPACAVLAALSFFLFLCRDYVKYGLLWLDNQEEWVVCIVFIILYTAVSFPMTWGYVLLNLACGYHYGLIAGTLVTAFAASVGILSAHLLMKHYFIGTITAKLLGPDVLKATVAALQSAHAFKLIAISRLTPIPFGLQNALFAISPVCIWRYVGASALGLFPTQLISVYLGTTVRSMEEVLVDENTATVGYGVLILQVVLSIALLTYILRRARQELRKSVKGDLEEIIVGNKSSISDLNSDFNFNYIRKTLPYSCNGNQSSRLCLLHRI, encoded by the exons atGGCTATAACCTCGCCGGTGGCATTGCCTCTATTAGCTTTAGCACAACCAGCTGATAGTAATTCTGTCCCTACTCCTGGAAATGAGAAGCTatatatgaatggaaaaactaCAGCTGGGTCTaatgtgataataagaactcgACGACGTGCTAAGTGTTTAGTCTCCAGACTATTTTCTCcaaaattcttgttttcttGCATACCTGCATGCGCAGTATTAGCAGCTTtatcattttttctatttctgtgTAGAGATTATGTTAAATATGGATTATTGTGGTTAGACAATCAGGAAGAATGGGTGGtttgtattgtatttataattttatacactgCAGTGTCATTTCCTATGACCTGGGGCTATGTGTTACTTAACCTAGCCTGTGGATACCACTATGGATTGATTGCTGGTACTCTAGTGACAGCTTTTGCTGCAAGTGTAGGAATTTTATCCGCTCATCTTCTTATGAAGCATTACTTTATAGGAACAATTACTGCTAAACTGTTAGGGCCTGATGTTCTCAAAGCAACAGTAGCAGCATTACAAAGTGCCCATGCTTTTAAGCTGATTGCTATTTCAAGGCTTACACCAATACCATTTGGCTTGCAAAATGCACTCTTTGCT atcaGTCCAGTCTGCATATGGAGGTATGTTGGAGCTTCAGCTTTGGGTCTCTTTCCGACCCAGCTCATCAGTGTTTATCTTGGCACGACTGTCCGATCCATGGAAGAAGTTTTAGTAGATGAAAACACCGCTACTGTAGGCTATGGAGTTCTTATTCTGCAG GTTGTTCTTAGTATTGCCTTACTGACTTATATTTTGCGGCGGGCCAGACAAGAACTACGGAAATCTGTGAAAGGAGACCTTGAAGAAATAATTGTTGGAAATAAGAGTTCTATTTCTGATTTgaattcagattttaatttcaactatatTCGCAAAACGTTGCCTTATTCGTGTAATGGAAACCAATCGTCTCGCCTTTGTCTTTTACACCGAATATAA